TTGATAATAATACAACTTATACAACATTATACAACTTGTATAATGCAAGGGTTTTCTAAGAAAGAGAGCACAACCCTTGTTCAGTCCATAACATTGCTGAACTACTTATGCCCATGGTACTAGGGAGGATTAATGTGTGATTACGGTATTTATAGGTTTTGAAGCtataaacaaatttatttcaGGTACTGAAGAGACAAATGGACAGGTTGTGGCACACATCTAACATCTACTACCACCCTGCGATCCACGAGTACGCAGAAAAACTTGTAGCAAAGTTTCCAGACCCACTAAAGGTAATTTACCTTATGAAAAACTGCTTTGTGAAAAATGGTGTAGTTATGATTTATAGTATCTGATTTTCAAATCGCTTCAGCTCAACTCAATCAAAATTGATAACTACcacagtttatttaaaaaaatttaatcgaAGCACTTATATGTATATGACCTAAAGGATTTTTATCGAGCATTCCAAAATATCTACTTTTGTCAAAAATGATGTATTATCTTATTTGACTGCTGCGCCACTAGAGGCAAAAATGTACAAAATGTTGTTGGCCCGAAAAgcataaaaatttgattttatcaGCATTGAGAATCTCTCTAAAAAGAAACCCTCACCATCCGTCGAaatttagcctgtcttgacaaactgttgtttttgcagagttgtcccccgtcgagtgGGCGAGCAACACATCAGCTTGTCACAAGAGGTACTGCACCTGATTCATCAGccgcacttatagggagttgctgtcttccgtctatgcgacttggttgcgatgttatgtcggtcgctccattggtaatcataactgaCTTCGCGCAAACAATTATGTAGAAGAAAATAATATTACaatgtttaaccaaagaccagtctctgttgtgaactttagtagaacttaagaataaaataaattgaaaataaaatccataaaaacaaataaaactgactgatacaaaaatagaaattaaactgactgagcgcacaaataacgacatgtttagtcgctgttgttgcctaagttctcaagttctactaagaATTGATAACcagtttactgcagagactggtcgctggttaaacgttgtaatattattttcttctacataaatttttgcacgAAATCTGTTATGaataccaatggagcgaccgacaacatcgcaaccaagccgcatagacggaagaaaacaactccctataagtgcagctaaTTCATCAGGTGCAGAACGTCTTGTGACAAgttgttgtgttgctcgccggCTCGatggggacaactccgcaaaaacaacagtttgtcaagacaggctagccgAAATTGTGCATTTGTTTAGGCTGATTTTGCTTGAAAGCACCTCAGCCTTTGAAAAATAATTCTCTATAGCTTGATCATTTGCCACCTGTCATGTGTCACTTATCAGCTGTCAGTTATCACCTGCTACTTGCCGTATTTGACATAGCCTATGTTGCTATGCTTGTTGTGTATTATATGTCAGTTTTCACTTATCACGTGTCATTTGCCTGTTGTCACTTGTCACTTTTGATCTGTTCTAATTTAGGTAGTGTTTTTCACAAACTCTGGCTCAGAAGCAAATGATCTGGGGTTGTTTATGGCTCGTCTGTACACTGGGTGTATGGATACGATAGTGCTTAGAGGAGCTTACCACGGAGCAAGCCCAACAACTATGGGAATGACTGCTCTAAGCTCTTGGTATTACAACTACCCGTCAGCGACCTCTATTCACAAGGTTGGTGACTGAAAAGCAGTACAGGTCTTCCAAGAAGTAAGGATTGTTTTTGAAGATGATTGCTTCATCGTGTCTGTaattatatatctacatgtaatgaCGTAGGCATACTGAGAGTAACTCATTGGTTATAAGGGTAATTCACCGCATTTGCAAGTAAAAGTGAGAGCATTTTAgcattgatttttaaaaattaacttacacaaaaattttagtagattttgtcagaaagtattggcatctttttatcatttgcagttgtttttgatggttgatgtgatctgactaccaggatgtttcaatattaaaatcaacaaaacttgatcacggttaaaatgctcagaagaaaaatatttgtaaaatccCATCACTAATTGGTACAATtttgatagttgatatcggctattgcattcatgTTGCAGCATTACGTGTCAGTATTCTGTCAgactctttgcaattatagacatcataatcaaattttcacttttcatttttttctatttttatcttgaaacatcctggcagtcagatcaactcaaacatcaaaaacaatcacaaatgataaaaaatactgataatttctgatGAAATCAACTAAAGTTTAGTTTAAGTTCGTCTTTGAGTAAACTCTACTAGCAACATTGTTATTAGAGAAAGTtataacatatatgtattgtataaaaatataattaggAGTTGataatttaatattgaaataattacaaacagttgtaataaacatatttgtcaTAAATTTAGTTGTGCCGTGCAACGGGTTTTTATGAATAGCATTGAAGTCAAAAAGCTTATCAATTGTAAAGTTGTTAGCTTGTGGTCTACCAGTTATGCTCTTAGTCTCAAAATAACATTACGGTAAGCGCAAAACCTTTAGGTTTTTGATCTCTTCTGCTGGGTCTGTTCTGACTTACCTGTTATGTATTTCCACTTCgcattgtttctgtttttttttgtttctcatgacttcaaatttttaaaattgaccTTCTCTCATTAGGCACTTTTCTATAAATGCTCCTTCCTACATGTCACTTGACTCTATGGAATGTTACACATAAACGACCATCTATGCAGAACATGGTTTTTCACCTTTAGGAATTGTTTCCCTTTGGATCATAACATGTAGTGCAATAATGACTGGTGACATAATTTTGGAATGGTATGCTGCGCTTTCATAGTTAGTGTTGTACTTAATTTAGTTCATAGTTtgtttatcaaaaaatttaattctttccggtttttaatttttatcaacTGATATATGAGTGCAATTGTACAAGTTACTCATGGACTGGAGAAACAATGTTGTACATTTTGTTAAATGAACTAAGTGCTCAAGTATGTAGTAGAACACTTGTCGGTGATGTTGATAGATACGAAACGCTGACCCATACGGAGGGATTTGGGGAGGAAAGGCTTGTAGAGACTCTCTCATACAACCAGACAGAGACTGCAGCTGCCAACCAGGGAAGTGTGAGGCATCAGAGCGTTACTTAGAAGAAGTCAATGATGTACTGACCTTCTGCTCTCCAGAGAACAAGATGGGTCTCTTCGCACATGAGTCTATTCAGGTAGAGGCTACTAGCTTACTCAATAATGCATTCAACCATCTCACTAAAAGGAAAAGATATATTACAATCAAATGTGGATCTTGGTCAACAGGTGTAGCAACAACTGGATGCATCTGTGCAGGGCCGATGGTTTCAAATGATTAATGACCCAACCTAGTGGTTCCAAAGGGTCccaaaaaaatacatgtagtagagtGATGGTCGTGTGACACTTTATTTCTGCATATGAAGCAACAGAAAAGGAAGACCCATGCCGGCATAAGCGCGACACCTTTGGTCACCTTCGGCCATTTCAatcatacaaatattttgcttctAAGAGCGACACTGAATCATAACAGAATAAGAGTGACACGACTGTTTTCGTGATGGCAGTGCAGCACCATATGATGGTGTGTCACTGTGCTACCACTGTATAGAGACTTAGGCCTGGTTCTAATATCGACTGCGGGACCCTGACAATAAtctcgcgcagcaaaacacttgtggCGCTAGGCTTGGCAGCTTACGTTTACATAAAACTGCATCATTGATGATCGTTTTAAACATGAATGTTTGCCATGTTGTTTCGAAAGTGCTTGTCGTCATCTAAACAGTGCATTTcgagaaggttttgcctgcgactATTTGCAAAAGTTGAACAGCACTGAACTCTTGCATTGAATGATGGCAACTGCCGGGACACATTCAGTCATTTTACCGCCGATAGCCCTGTGATTTTGTATCTGGTGCTTGTGACGTTTTTaagaaccaggctttactaaATACCTCAAAATAATtagtttcaataaaaaaaaatcaaaattcttGTGCCTTTGATGTCGAACATAAATTTGGAACTCAATCACTTCAAAGATTAGCAAAAGAAGTCAGCGTCCCTGCTTGGCTGCCAATTGATGACCTCACTCGCTGTCTGTAGTGTTCATCTATTATATGCAGAAGCACTTGTTGAGGTTTAACAAATAATGGatttatttgtgttttgttcagtgtatcattttattaaattaaagctCACAAGCTATttctataattttatatttaaatgggGCATTTATTAGAAATTCATCTCACTCTAATTTTCACCTTCACTTTATGGTTTCCAGTAACGTGAATATGCTTAAAACAGTAACTTTTCTAACCTTGGaacaaatttaaattatttgtattatttgtaaTGAAAGAAGTCATTTTAGAATTAGAACAAATTGCCTTTTACACAGACTTCTGGAATAGATTATGTTGAAGCTGTGGTCGTACTTTTTGAACCTCTTTTATGTATGAAATGGTCTCAATTGTACaagaagtttttaaaagtttttttgcaaatgtGGCCTATGCATAGCTATCAAAGTTTCTCAGATGAAGCAAAAGTGGCATTATGACTACTATAGTAGCAAAGAAACTGACCAAATAGAAtatcaacaatagcaactagtgcTGTCATTTCATGCGTATTTCTCTTCTGGCCGTTTAGACCATCATCGGTGTACATTGTAATTAGCGTATAACATGGTATAAACAAGGAACTGCAATGAGTGTTCCAATGGGCATTCTGCTGTGACTTTATTCGCGGTAATACTACTTCTGCCAAACTACAAGAAACTGCCTCACCAAATGCTTTAAGTTCCGCGCAACAGATTTGAGATGAGCTTACACAACATTTTtgcagattttatcaaaaagtatcagtattttttatcgtCATCGTTTTTCTATCAGGTTTgcagtgatctgactgccaagatgtctcaagattaaaatccacaaaacttgatcgcggttaaaatgctgcCAAGAGACATACgtgccaaaatgatgtcactagttgctatagttgatttCAGCTTTTGTGTTCAAGTTACAGTGTTACACATCTCTATTCCATTGATCTCTTTGCatctatagatgtcataatcgcacttttgctGGATCTTAGCGTTTatctgcaatcaagttttgtcaatttcaatctcgaaacttcctggcagtcaaatcacctcaaacatcaaaaacaattgcaaatgatataaaaatactaatactttgtgataaaatctacaaaaaattgtGTTGTAAGTTTGTCTTTAAGGACAATCGCCCTTAATGAAGGTGTTCATGGATTACTATCACAAAAGCGGAATAAGAATTTGCCCTTAAAGTCAACGCTTGTGCTGCAGGCTATcagattaaaagtaaaataaatctCAGGCAACAGGCTTACTATTAGTAGATCATAAGTGCTCTGAAAAAGTAGCATTTTTGCAGGGAAACGCAGGAGTAATGCAGTTTCCAAAGGGTTATATAAAGGAGGCATATGCAGCAGTGAGAGCAAAAGGCGGTGTTTGTCTGGCTGATGAAGTACAGACAGGCTTTGGTAGAACAGGAGAGCATTTCTGGGGATTTCAAGGAAATGACGCTGTTCCTGATATTGTCAGCATGGCCAAAGGTAACCTGATAATAATATTGCAGTTGAGCTTTAAGATTTATAACAGAAGCTCCGTCAGTTAACACTTGATGGTGGCCCGATTCTGGAAAGATGTTATAGtttgctaaacaattttaaaccTAATTACAAAAGCAAACTAGCTTTGAGCCCTATTAAGTAAATTTGTCAGGTAGGATAACTTCAACAGATAGTGATAAGCAGCGTGTCCATATAATCTTGGACCAATCAATGCAAGCCAGCTGAGTTTACAAACAAACCTAGACATTCCAAAATAGTTTATTTCAGCACATCCTTTGTATGTTGAAACCTTCATATGTTGGGACAGGTAttcttataaaaaataactttaactTGTTTAATTTGTGCTGCAGCCTTAAATTAGCAGCAACCCCTTAATATATACTACAGGTAATAGTGCATAGCCACTAAAATAATGTATTATCTAAtctgaatataaaatataaatgcaaaaactccaaattatatatatatatatatatataaaattgtttcctcaccccggatacctcGTATGGGTGgcaaattctgctctaactcgggtctcctaccagagacctgggagtttgagcactcgcctcaagatcttagctgttcccaacagcgcacttttctgcaactcacctgagttgattgttgttggtatttgggcaagccacattttatgcgccggtgttattgcgcccagtgccccaatgactactgggattacagttgttcttacattccagcatttttcaatttcttctccaagagggagatatttctctaccttttcttttttttgctgtctatattgtagtcattgggtactgctatatctattatagtagccctcttgttctttttgtctaccaccactatatctggttggtttgctaggacatgcttgtcagcctggatgtaaaagtcccagaggatcttagcgcggtcattttcattgaccttaccaggagcttcccaccagtgttgtggtttattaaggccatactcatcacatagacttctatacacaacacctgcgacatgattatgccactcagtgtatgcgttttctgctagctgcttgcatccactgatgatgtgttggatggtctcagatgTATCTTTGCAccgtctgcatctaggatcgtctctagtgtgatagatttttgtttggagttgccttgttgggagcacttgctcctgggctgccatgattagcgactctgtattggccgttaggtttcctttgttcagccacatatatatatatatatatatatacaataaagtataggttaaaagtcagcataaagtgctcgatactaaagtagagcttactataaatttggtaagaaattttttaccaaatttatatatatatatacatatatatattaaattatatatgtataattaattaaactttattaataaaGCGATCATGAAAAAAAATATGCTCTTACCAGTACAATATCTTGGAGACACAACACAAAGTGTAGCCTCAGTGAGGCGTAATTTCAGAGGTAGGGGCAGTGACAAAGATGATTGAAGTATTCTGTTTTAAATTAGATTAAGTGAagtttaaaatacaataatgtAGCTTATATAACtgttataatgtatatataatatttcataatttgtttttaaattttactagcTTCTTTTTCTTTATATAAAAGTTGCAATGtgcaaaaaacttgaaaattattTGCTCCAGTTTTTTGTGGTTGAAAAGTTTAAGGTTCAACTGCAAATTTAGCAACAGTAAGCAGAatagaatgttattgttttGTGTTACGTTCTCTGTTATTTCATTTCAATAGACCAACGCTGTCCACAGATATCGTGTTCACTTTTTATTTAACTGCAGTGCAGCTGTGTTTTCTTTTATGTGGAAGCAATGAAGTTGTGATCTCTAAAATTTAGTTGTCTCTTATTTTTGGCTGTAAAGATGATCTATCCCATTTAGTTGCACTGAAGTTGTGTTGGCTCTCATTTACTTGTATTGAAGTTGTGTTCTCTTTCATTTGGTTTTAGCAAAGTTGTGTCTGCTTTCATTTGGTTGTAGTGAGACTGTGTTCTTTTTTTAACAGGAATAGGAAATGGGTTTCCACTGGCTGCTGTAATAACAACCAAAGAAATTGCCTCTGTTATGCGTAGGTCTAGGCATTTCAATACTTTTGGAGGAAACCCACTGGCATGCACGGTTGGTTCTGCCGTTCTAGACGTCATTGAAGAAGAGAAATTACAAGAGGTTTGTGTGCTCAAATCAGATCAATGCTTTCACCTTTTTTTCAAACAACCCCATTCTATGGTCATCCAAAGTGAATGATAAGTATATTGatgttaatttttgtaaaaCCATGAAGGCAATTGATGTTTGACAGAGGTCAATGcaagttttattatcattagacatacatgtagaataatAGCAATCATAGCTCTGGTTGTATCTAATCAACATGAACTATTGATGTATATCTATTAGCAAGTTTAAGATCAGCTCAAATAACACAGCTTTCAGTGATGTAGTGCTTCTATAGCCCACAGAACTCTACAGCCAAAAACCAAATTTGTCTGAGTTTACCAAAGAGAAAAACTTAATAACAGctaaaaattatacaataagCAATACGAAAAGTAGCCAATGATCTTCAACAAGTTGCTGCTGCATCATTGACTGATTTTGGCAATCTTCCAATGTCAATAATCGCA
The sequence above is drawn from the Watersipora subatra chromosome 5, tzWatSuba1.1, whole genome shotgun sequence genome and encodes:
- the LOC137396196 gene encoding alanine--glyoxylate aminotransferase 2, mitochondrial-like, which codes for MQRCMRQLLTTRTAQLTRCLSTPAIVANMPPCDFVPAKYTGMSNEQMSKIRAENINPAYALLYKNPIYFQQGHMQYLYDTDGNRYLDLIAGIATVSVGHCHPKVNEVLKRQMDRLWHTSNIYYHPAIHEYAEKLVAKFPDPLKVVFFTNSGSEANDLGLFMARLYTGCMDTIVLRGAYHGASPTTMGMTALSSWYYNYPSATSIHKIRNADPYGGIWGGKACRDSLIQPDRDCSCQPGKCEASERYLEEVNDVLTFCSPENKMGLFAHESIQGNAGVMQFPKGYIKEAYAAVRAKGGVCLADEVQTGFGRTGEHFWGFQGNDAVPDIVSMAKGIGNGFPLAAVITTKEIASVMRRSRHFNTFGGNPLACTVGSAVLDVIEEEKLQENAQEVGSFILLELAKLRDEFEIVGDVRGKGLMLGLELVADKKTRKALPTEDFLNIVEDLKDMRILTGLGGHRNNVIRVKPPMCITKADGEYAVACFKKAFQNHLDRKASRV